Proteins encoded together in one Planctomyces sp. SH-PL14 window:
- a CDS encoding efflux RND transporter periplasmic adaptor subunit, whose protein sequence is MIPRRLLPRPNPVALRRWPVLLLVALAGCARPAAPPAPAPAKVVATHPLKMPIVEWDEYVGRIEPIEQVDVRARVSGHLESTHFEEGQLVQAGDLLCILDQRPFRIAAEQAEADLSGTSARVQEAKAQLVQSEAEVRSAESLLVLAGQQLERTKRLLSNNAQTQEGLDIRESTFKQATADVDVRRARVLLAKAAVVTAEADHRAAESRLAAARLNLEYTEVRAPVTGRVGRRIVTDGNLISGGSEQSTLLTTIVSLDPIYCDFDADEQSYLKYERLSRAGELSDLRATKLPVFVRLADERTGFPHHGHLDFLDNRLDRKTATMRTRAILPNPDLALTPGLFAKVRIPGSGRREATLIPDSAIATDQSEKFVLVVDASGKIRRQRVELGRTARGLRIVREGLTGDEPVVIRGMQRATPGAQVEATIEETLAADDGLPDDATPLPREKWLQSYVRRGEDPARNIDWRSARPVPTAVDLQQMSDIAEGLHRTETDRLP, encoded by the coding sequence ATGATCCCCCGCAGACTCCTCCCGCGACCGAACCCCGTCGCCCTGCGTCGCTGGCCCGTCCTGCTCCTCGTCGCCCTCGCCGGCTGCGCCCGCCCGGCCGCTCCCCCCGCTCCGGCCCCGGCCAAAGTCGTCGCCACCCACCCCCTGAAGATGCCCATCGTCGAATGGGACGAGTACGTCGGCCGCATCGAGCCGATCGAGCAGGTCGACGTGCGGGCCCGCGTCAGCGGACACCTCGAGTCGACCCACTTCGAAGAAGGCCAGCTCGTCCAGGCGGGCGACCTCCTCTGCATCCTCGACCAGCGTCCCTTCCGGATCGCCGCCGAACAGGCCGAAGCGGATCTCTCCGGCACCTCCGCCCGCGTCCAGGAAGCCAAAGCCCAACTCGTCCAGTCCGAAGCGGAAGTCCGCTCCGCGGAGTCACTGCTCGTCCTCGCCGGCCAGCAGCTCGAACGGACGAAGCGGCTCCTCTCCAACAACGCCCAGACCCAGGAGGGCCTCGACATCCGCGAGTCGACCTTCAAACAGGCGACCGCCGACGTCGACGTCCGCCGCGCCCGGGTCCTCCTCGCCAAAGCGGCCGTCGTCACCGCCGAAGCGGACCACCGCGCCGCCGAGTCCCGCCTCGCCGCCGCCCGCCTCAACCTCGAATACACGGAAGTCCGGGCCCCGGTCACCGGCCGCGTCGGCCGCCGGATCGTGACCGATGGCAATCTCATCAGCGGCGGCTCGGAGCAGTCGACTCTCCTGACCACAATCGTCTCCCTCGACCCGATCTACTGCGACTTCGACGCCGACGAGCAGTCCTATCTCAAGTACGAGCGTCTCTCGCGGGCCGGCGAACTCTCGGATCTGCGGGCCACCAAGCTCCCGGTCTTCGTCCGCCTCGCCGACGAGCGGACCGGATTCCCGCACCACGGCCACCTCGACTTCCTCGACAACCGCCTCGACCGCAAGACCGCCACCATGCGGACCCGGGCCATCCTTCCGAACCCGGACCTCGCGCTCACGCCGGGCCTCTTCGCCAAGGTCCGCATCCCCGGCAGCGGCCGCCGCGAAGCGACCCTCATCCCGGACTCCGCCATCGCCACCGACCAGTCGGAGAAGTTCGTCCTCGTCGTCGACGCCAGCGGAAAGATCCGCCGCCAGCGGGTCGAACTCGGCCGCACTGCCCGCGGCCTTCGAATCGTCCGCGAAGGACTCACCGGCGACGAGCCGGTCGTGATCCGCGGCATGCAGCGCGCCACCCCGGGAGCCCAGGTCGAAGCGACGATCGAAGAGACCCTCGCCGCCGACGACGGCCTCCCGGACGACGCCACGCCGCTCCCTCGCGAGAAGTGGCTCCAGTCCTACGTCCGCCGCGGCGAAGACCCAGCGCGGAACATCGACTGGCGAAGCGCTCGGCCGGTCCCGACGGCGGTCGACCTGCAACAGATGAGCGACATCGCCGAAGGCCTGCACAGGACCGAGACAGACCGTCTGCCGTGA
- a CDS encoding MarR family winged helix-turn-helix transcriptional regulator yields the protein MAATTEHKIESAMAAECLSGRIRKLGRVVNSIFDRQFRPHGVRSSQISILIVVGLHGPTTATEVCGRLCLEKSTLSRDLERLIENGWIRATEAGGRRRNLELTTEGRALIRRVQPAWKIAQAEVQKLLGPALSTELCRVVDATLSLDDTD from the coding sequence ATGGCCGCCACCACCGAACACAAAATCGAATCCGCCATGGCCGCCGAATGCCTCTCCGGGCGCATTCGCAAACTCGGCCGCGTCGTCAACTCCATCTTCGACCGCCAGTTCCGACCCCACGGCGTCCGCTCCAGCCAGATCAGCATCCTCATCGTCGTCGGCCTCCACGGACCCACGACCGCCACCGAAGTCTGCGGCCGCCTCTGCCTCGAAAAGTCGACCCTCAGCCGCGACCTCGAACGACTCATCGAAAACGGCTGGATCCGCGCCACCGAAGCAGGCGGCCGCCGCCGCAACCTCGAACTGACCACCGAAGGCCGGGCCCTCATCCGCCGCGTCCAGCCCGCCTGGAAGATCGCCCAGGCCGAAGTCCAGAAGCTCCTCGGCCCCGCTCTCAGCACCGAACTCTGCCGCGTCGTCGACGCCACTCTCTCCCTCGACGACACCGACTGA